A stretch of Castanea sativa cultivar Marrone di Chiusa Pesio chromosome 2, ASM4071231v1 DNA encodes these proteins:
- the LOC142624491 gene encoding uncharacterized protein LOC142624491, producing the protein MADLVKQILAKPIQLSDQVSKAADEASAFKQDCGELKSKAEKLAGLLRQAARASSDLYERPTRRIIEDTEQVLEKALSLVLKCRANGIMKRVFTIIPTAAFRKMSSQLENSIGDVSWLLRVSAPAEDRGGEYLGLPPIAANEPILCLIWEQIAILYTGSLEDRSDAAASLVSLARDNDRYGKLIIEEGGVLPLLKLIKEGKIDGQENAAKAIGLLGRDPESVEHMIHAGVCTVFAKILKEGPMKVQAVVAWAVSELVANYPKCQDLFAQHNIIRLLVSHLAFETVQEHSKYAITSIKAATIHALVMASNNNPNTKNLSQVHDDDDKQSYSQITHPLGNKSPSQMHNLVTTTMAMRSQSKPLQPQGNGSTQISSHPTSSNHDNVKQNLQVHQPQHQQNVSLPGAGLKGRETEDPATKAYMKAMSARALWHLSKENSAICRSITESRALLCFAVLLEKGPDDVKYNSAMALMEITAVAEKDAELRRSAFKPNSPACKAVVDQMLMLIEREDPDLLIPCVKAIGNLARTFRATETRIIAPLVQLLDEREAEVCKEASIALTKFACSENYLHLDHSKAIISAGGAKHLIQLVYFGEQIVQISALALLCYIALHVPDSKELAEAEVFTVLEWASKQSYMTQDETLDLLLQEAKGRLELYPRNAKGLL; encoded by the coding sequence ATGGCGGACTTAGTGAAACAAATCTTGGCAAAGCCGATCCAATTATCTGACCAAGTGAGCAAGGCTGCTGATGAGGCTTCTGCTTTCAAGCAAGATTGTGGGGAGCTCAAATCCAAAGCTGAGAAGCTAGCTGGGCTGCTCCGCCAGGCTGCTAGAGCTAGCTCCGACCTCTATGAGCGCCCCACACGGCGGATTATCGAAGACACGGAACAAGTCCTCGAAAAGGCCTTGTCCCTTGTGCTTAAATGCCGTGCCAACGGCATCATGAAGCGTGTCTTCACCATCATCCCCACTGCTGCCTTTCGCAAAATGTCTTCCCAGCTTGAGAACTCCATTGGAGATGTCTCGTGGCTGCTCCGAGTATCAGCTCCGGCTGAGGATCGCGGCGGCGAATACTTGGGGCTGCCTCCTATAGCAGCAAACGAGCCAATTTTGTGTCTGATTTGGGAACAGATTGCGATTCTTTATACGGGTTCGCTTGAGGATCGATCAGATGCAGCTGCTTCATTGGTTTCGCTTGCTAGGGACAATGATCGGTATGGGAAGCTTATCATAGAGGAAGGCGGGGTTTTACCCTTGTTAAAATTGATCAAAGAGGGGAAAATTGATGGGCAAGAGAACGCTGCCAAGGCTATTGGGCTACTGGGACGCGACCCTGAAAGTGTGGAACACATGATTCATGCCGGCGTGTGTACTGTGTTTGCGAAAATCCTCAAAGAAGGTCCAATGAAAGTGCAAGCTGTTGTGGCTTGGGCTGTTTCGGAGCTTGTGGCTAATTACCCCAAGTGCCAAGATCTTTTTGCCCAGCACAATATAATTCGATTGCTGGTGAGTCATCTTGCATTTGAGACAGTTCAAGAGCATAGTAAGTATGCTATTACTAGCATCAAAGCCGCTACAATTCATGCGCTTGTCATGGCAAGCAATAATAATCCAAACACCAAGAACTTAAGCCAGGTACATGACGATGATGACAAGCAATCTTACAGTCAAATTACTCACCCCTTGGGAAATAAGAGCCCAAGTCAGATGCACAATTTGGTGACCACTACCATGGCCATGAGGTCACAGTCCAAGCCACTCCAGCCGCAGGGGAATGGTTCAACTCAAATCAGCAGCCATCCCACAAGCAGCAACCACGACAATGTGAAGCAGAATCTTCAAGTCCATCAACCCCAACATCAGCAAAATGTTTCTCTTCCAGGGGCTGGTCTTAAGGGTAGGGAAACGGAAGATCCTGCTACCAAAGCCTACATGAAAGCAATGTCAGCAAGAGCCCTTTGGCATCTTTCCAAAGAAAACTCGGCCATTTGCCGCAGCATCACTGAATCAAGAGCGCTGTTATGCTTTGCAGTTCTTCTGGAGAAAGGGCCCGATGATGTTAAATACAATTCTGCCATGGCATTGATGGAGATCACTGCAGTGGCAGAGAAAGATGCTGAACTGAGAAGATCTGCCTTCAAGCCCAATTCACCCGCCTGCAAAGCTGTTGTTGATCAAATGCTAATGCTTATTGAGAGGGAAGATCCAGACCTCCTTATCCCATGCGTCAAGGCTATTGGAAATTTGGCAAGGACATTCAGAGCAACAGAGACAAGAATTATTGCCCCGCTGGTGCAGCTTCTCGATGAGCGAGAAGCTGAGGTTTGCAAAGAGGCTTCAATTGCCCTCACAAAATTCGCCTGCTCAGAAAACTACCTCCACCTTGATCACTCCAAGGCAATAATAAGTGCCGGAGGGGCAAAGCACTTGATCCAGCTGGTGTATTTTGGAGAACAAATTGTTCAAATTTCAGCATTGGCTCTTCTATGCTACATTGCATTGCATGTGCCAGACAGCAAGGAACTTGCTGAGGCCGAGGTGTTCACTGTGCTGGAATGGGCATCCAAACAATCCTACATGACCCAGGATGAAACACTGGACCTATTGTTACAAGAGGCCAAGGGCAGGTTGGAGCTTTATCCCAGAAATGCAAAGGGACTCCTTTGA